In a single window of the Ramlibacter agri genome:
- the hflK gene encoding FtsH protease activity modulator HflK translates to MKLLSRSLVPAGLRGRLRGMFNLNDPRWGRGEDKNSGDDRNQGKGPNQGPPDLDELWRDFNRKLGGLFGGRKGGGYGGGNGNFQPDMKSAGVGAGLIAIVVVIIWMGTGIFIVQEGQQAVITRFGKYSATVGAGFNWRLPYPIERHEVVQVTQIRSVDVGRDNVVRATGLKESAMLTEDENIVEIKFAVQYRLNNARAWLFESKNPQEAVVQAAETAVREVVGKMRMDSALAEERDQIAPRVRALMQSILDRYNIGVEVVAINLQQGGVRPPEQVQAAFDDVLRAGQERERAKNEAQAYANDVIPRAAGAASRLQQEAEGYKARIVAQAQGDSQRFKLLLAEYQRSPQVTRDRLYIEAMQNIYSNVTKVMMESRAGGNMLFLPLDKIIQQVSNQGAAASSAPAAPAPDTAPPAASSSGSLPPAAGDARTRDNGRSRERETR, encoded by the coding sequence ATGAAGCTTCTTTCGCGAAGCCTGGTCCCGGCCGGCCTGCGTGGCCGCCTGAGGGGGATGTTCAATCTGAACGATCCCCGCTGGGGCCGTGGCGAGGACAAGAATTCCGGCGACGACCGGAACCAGGGCAAGGGACCGAACCAGGGCCCGCCGGACCTCGACGAGCTGTGGCGAGATTTCAATCGCAAGCTCGGAGGCCTCTTCGGGGGCCGCAAGGGCGGCGGCTACGGCGGCGGCAACGGCAACTTCCAGCCGGACATGAAGAGCGCCGGCGTCGGCGCGGGCCTCATCGCCATCGTGGTGGTCATCATCTGGATGGGCACCGGCATCTTCATCGTGCAGGAAGGGCAGCAGGCCGTCATCACGCGCTTCGGCAAGTACAGCGCCACGGTCGGCGCGGGCTTCAACTGGCGCCTGCCGTACCCGATCGAGCGCCACGAGGTGGTGCAGGTCACGCAGATCCGCTCGGTGGACGTGGGCCGCGACAACGTCGTGCGCGCGACCGGCCTCAAGGAGTCGGCGATGCTGACCGAGGACGAGAACATCGTCGAGATCAAGTTCGCCGTGCAGTACCGCCTGAACAACGCGCGGGCCTGGCTGTTCGAAAGCAAGAACCCGCAGGAAGCGGTGGTGCAGGCCGCCGAGACCGCGGTGCGCGAAGTCGTCGGCAAGATGCGCATGGACTCGGCGCTGGCCGAGGAGCGCGACCAGATCGCGCCGCGCGTGCGCGCCTTGATGCAGAGCATCCTGGACCGCTACAACATCGGCGTCGAAGTCGTCGCCATCAACCTGCAGCAAGGCGGGGTGCGCCCGCCCGAGCAGGTGCAGGCGGCCTTCGACGACGTGCTGCGCGCCGGCCAGGAGCGCGAGCGCGCCAAGAACGAGGCGCAGGCCTATGCCAACGACGTGATCCCGCGCGCCGCCGGCGCCGCTTCGCGCCTGCAGCAGGAAGCCGAGGGCTACAAGGCGCGCATCGTCGCGCAGGCCCAGGGCGACTCGCAGCGCTTCAAATTGCTGCTGGCCGAGTACCAGCGCTCGCCACAGGTCACGCGCGACCGCCTCTATATCGAGGCCATGCAGAACATCTACAGCAACGTCACCAAGGTGATGATGGAATCGCGCGCGGGCGGCAACATGCTGTTCCTGCCGCTGGACAAGATCATCCAGCAGGTGTCGAACCAGGGCGCTGCCGCGAGCAGCGCGCCGGCTGCCCCGGCGCCGGATACCGCGCCGCCGGCAGCCTCGAGCTCCGGCTCCCTGCCGCCCGCCGCCGGCGACGCGCGCACCCGCGACAACGGCCGCAGCCGCGAGCGCGAGACGCGCTAG